In one Lolium rigidum isolate FL_2022 chromosome 3, APGP_CSIRO_Lrig_0.1, whole genome shotgun sequence genomic region, the following are encoded:
- the LOC124700088 gene encoding co-chaperone protein p23-2-like — protein sequence MSRQPEVLWAQRSEKVYLTISVPDAEDVVLKIEPQGILSFSAIAHGESFSLTLELFDSVLPEGSKTKKKVGSRNIICTIQKDKKCWWKRLLKSEEKHPYIKVDWNKWHDEDEESEASVGSDNDYDDGENEESDGDDGLLYLPDLEKLRGK from the exons ATGAG TCGTCAACCTGAGGTGCTATGGGCTCAACGCTCAGAAAAGGTTTACTTGACTATCTCAGTGCCAGATGCAGAAGATGTTGTGTTGAAGATTGAACCTCAGGGAATCCTTAGCTTCTCAGCCATTGCCCATGGGGAATCTTTTAGCTTAACTTTGGAGCTATTTGATTCTGTACTGCCAGAG GGAAGTAAAACAAAGAAAAAGGTGGGCTCGCGAAACATAATCTGTACTATACAGAAAGATAAGAAATGTTGGTGGAAGCGCTTGCTAAAGTCAGAGGAAAAGCATCCATACATCAAAGTTGACTGGAACAAATGGCATGATGAGGATGAAGAGTCTG AGGCTTCAGTAGGTTCGGACAATGACTATGATGATGGG GAAAATGAGGAAAGCGATGGTGATGATGGACTGCTAT ATCTCCCTGACCTGGAAAAGCTGAGAGGGAAATGA
- the LOC124703905 gene encoding membrin-11-like → MDFAGGGGASLSEMYQSARRLLLSARDGVARVERLASAPTSSSYSSSAPLVGGGGAGDPAAAEEVRRVVAQIQGLCAQMDRLWRSIPAKGQRDLWKRKVEQLSEEVDSLKETLDKHSFRQRKRILEAKERAELFERANGESSHVLQIFDDEAQARQSARTSARALDEAYETGVAILQKYSDQRDRLKSAQRKALDVLNTVGLSNSVLKLIERRHRVDKKIAYGGMILTVVLMVAFWRLTH, encoded by the exons ATGGatttcgccggcggcggcggagcgtcgCTGTCGGAGATGTACCAGAGCGCGCGGCGGCTGCTGCTGTCGGCCCGCGACGGCGTGGCCCGGGTCGAGCGCCTCGCCTCGgcgcccacctcctcctcctactcctcctcgGCGCCGCTcgtcgggggcggcggcgcgggggacccGGCGGCGGCCGAGGAGGTGCGGCGGGTGGTGGCGCAGATCCAGGGCCTCTGCGCGCAGATGGACCGCCTCTGGCGCTCCATCCCCGCCAAGGGCCAGCGGGACCTCTGGAAGAG AAAAGTGGAACAGCTGTCTGAAGAGGTTGATTCATTGAAGGAAACCCTTGACAAGCACTCTTTTCGGCAAAGGAAGCGGATTTTGGAAGCTAAGGAAAGGGCAGAACTATTTGAGAGAGCT AATGGTGAGTCCTCGCATGTCCTTCAAATATTTGATGACGAGGCCCAGGCAAGGCAATCGGCTCGTACTTCCGCTCGTGCGCTTGATGAAGCTTATGAAACAGGAGTGGCTATCCTTCAAAAGTACTCTGACCAGAGGGATCGTCTGAAG AGTGCGCAAAGGAAGGCTTTAGATGTCCTGAATACTGTTGGCCTATCAAACTCGGTTCTGAAGCTTATTGAAAGGCGGCACCGAGTCGACAAGAAGATTGCATATGGTGGCATGATTCTCACTGTCGTGTTGATGGTTGCATTTTGGCGGTTGACGCATTAG